Part of the Candidatus Saganbacteria bacterium genome, GGTGTCGGATACATGGTAGCGACATTTGAACCAATTAGTTGAACTCGCAAGGAAAGCAATTGAAGCTTTTGTTAAAGATGGGAAAACCATATCTGCGCCAAGCCCTCTTCCTCAAGAGATGAAAGGCCAAGCAGGGGTTTTTGTTTCTTTGAAGAAACACGGGGAACTTCGCGGATGCATCGGGACTTTTATGCCGACAAAACAAAATATCGCCGAAGAAATAATAAGCAACGCTGTGATGTCCGCGACTCAAGATCCCAGATTTTCACCGGTCGGATCCCATGAATTAAAAGATCTCGAAATATCTGTTGATGTTCTCACAAAACCGGAACCGGTTTCCGATATAAAAGAATTAGATGCAAAACGATACGGAGTTATAGTAAAATCAGGTAGAAGAAGCGGATTACTGCTTCCCGACCTTCCCGGTGTTGAAACTCCCGAGGAGCAAATTGAAATTTGCAGAAGAAAAGGCGGAATAGGCATTAATGACCCGATCGAGTTGTTCAGGTTCGAAGTTAAACGATACACATAGCCCGCCATAGGCGGACAGGGAGAATAAGATGATAAAAGTTGGGATAGCCGGTGTTGGAGGATACGCGGGGCAGACATTGCTTTCGATGCTTCTTCGACATCCCGAAGTTGGAATAAAGTGGATAATGTCCGAAGAGGAGCATAAGGGCGAAAAAATTTCAGACCGCTATCCTCATCTAAAAGGAATTTGCGATCTTTCAAGCATTACGTATAGCGATCTAGACAATGTTCTAAAAGATGTCGACCTTGTATTTCTTTCGCTTCCTCACGGTGTTTCGTCAACCATAGTCCCAAAGATCATAAAAACAGAGAAAAAAATCATTGACCTTGGGGACGACTACCGTTTCAGCAAAGAAGCAGTATATGGCTTGCCTGAACTGTTCAAAGATGGAATCAAAAAAGCTCGTTTAGTTGGCAATCCAGGGTGCTATCCTACAGCTTCGATTTTAGCTTTGGCTCCGTTAATTAAAAATAAATTAGTAGATCTCAATTCGATAATTGTCGACGCCAAGTCGGGGATCTCGGGCGCTGGGCGCGGCGCGGCGCTTAAAACGCTTTATTGCGAACGAAACGAGGGGATCACTGCTTATAATGCAGCAAACCATCGGCATATGGGGGAGATTGGATATCAGGTTGGCCTGTTAGCTGGTTTGCCTGTTAACGTCACTTTTGTTCCTCATTTGACGCCGATGTCGCGCGGCATACTCGCGACGTGCTACGGGAAAATGACCAAATCCCAAATCCCAATGACCAACAATGAATTAATTAATATTTATAAGACATATTATAAGGAATCTCCTTTTGTTCGCATTTATGATAGCGGCGAGCCGAATACAAAGAATGTTTCGGGCACCAATTATTGCGATATCGGTGTTGCGATAAACGAAGAAACCAATACGATCATCGTTCTCTCTGTAATAGATAATTTGATCAAAGGAGCCGCCGGTCAAGCTGTGCAAAATATGAACATAATGCATGGATTGCCGGAAAAGACAGGGCTTGATGCAATAGCGATCTATCCATGAAGAAAATAAAAGGCACGATCACCTCTCCTCTTGGTTTTATGGCCGCAGGGCTTGCGGCAGGGATCAAAAGATCCGGAAAACCGGATATGGCGCTTATCGTATCAGCTGTGCCGGCTGTATGTGCCGGGGTCTTTACGACAAACCAATATTTAGCCGCGCCAATAATCGTTTCAAAACAAAATATCAAGTCGGGCCTTTGCCAAGCGATAATTTCAAATGCGGGCAATGCCAACTGCGGCACCGGAAAGCGGGGAATGGCAGATGCAAAGCGTATGGTTGACGCTGCAGCCAAGGCCCTTAAGATTGATCCAAAACATGTTTTGGTTACATCCACCGGATCAATAGGAAAAGCCATGCCGATGGATAAAGTTATATCCGCTATCCCAAAAATTGCAGACAAAGTTTCGAAAAAAGGCGGGCATGATGCCGTATTGGCAATTTTAACAACAGACACAAGAGCCAAAGAGATCGTTGTAAAAGTTGGCGGATATACTATAGCGGGTATCGCAAAAGGATCGGGTATGATCCACCCTTTTATGGCGACAATGCATGCATTTATCACAACAGACGCTAAGATCGACAGAAAAACGCTTCAAGCACTGCTTTCAAAAGCAGTAGATAATTCTTTCAACATGATGACAGTCGACCAGTGTATGTCGACCAATGATTGCGTGTTTGCGCTTGCGAACGGGTTATCAGGGTCAAGGGTCAAGGGTCAAGCGGCAATAAAAAAATTCTATCAAGCTCTAGAAGGAGTTTGTGTTTATCTTGCGGAAGAGATCGCGCGCGATGGTGAAGGCGCGACACAGCTGATACGGATAAAAGTAATTGGTGCGCGAAACGAAAAAGATGCGAAAACTGCGGCACGTGCTATCGCGGGATCGGACTTGCTAAAATGCGCAGTCTATGGAAAAGATTACAATCCTGGCCGAATTTATGCGGCAGTTGGCGCTACATCCGCAAAGATCGATCCTAATAAAATTAAATGCGACATGAAATTTGGGGGGAAAGAAACGATAGTTACTTGTGATCTTGGGGTAGGCCGATCATCGGCGAATGCCTGGGGATGCGATCTAACAGAAGAGTATGTTAAGATCAATGCTCATTATCATACATGACCTCACCCCCTGTCCCCCTCTCCACTTCGTAGAGAGGGGGGATTAAAGAGAGGGAGTCAGAGGATGAGGAAAAGGAGAATCATGTTCACGCATCTAATTAAACGGGCCGAGGCGGTGCTTGAAGCGCTTCCATATTTATTAAAATTCCATGGTGCGACGATCGTCGTAAAATACGGCGGCGCCGCCATGCAGAACGAAGAACTAAAGAAAAGCGTTATCCAAGATGTTGTTCTTCTTAAAATGGTCGGGATGAACCCAATCTTGGTCCACGGCGGCGGGTCCGAGATCAACAAGTCATTAAAGAAACAGGGTATCGAACCCAAGTTTGTTGGGGGCTATCGCGTTACAGATAAAGAAACTATGAAGGTCGTCCAAAAGGTATTGGGCGAAAAGATAAACCAAGAGATCGTTTCCTTGATTAAAAAAGCAGGCGGCAAGGCAAAAGGATTTTACGGCAAAAAAGGCCGCGTCATTAGGGCATATAAATACTGGAAGAAGGATAAAAAAGGCAATAAGATCGATCTGGGTTTTACGGGGCAAGTTGGAGGAGTAAGATATCGGGT contains:
- the amrA gene encoding AmmeMemoRadiSam system protein A → MNQLVELARKAIEAFVKDGKTISAPSPLPQEMKGQAGVFVSLKKHGELRGCIGTFMPTKQNIAEEIISNAVMSATQDPRFSPVGSHELKDLEISVDVLTKPEPVSDIKELDAKRYGVIVKSGRRSGLLLPDLPGVETPEEQIEICRRKGGIGINDPIELFRFEVKRYT
- a CDS encoding N-acetyl-gamma-glutamyl-phosphate reductase; this encodes MIKVGIAGVGGYAGQTLLSMLLRHPEVGIKWIMSEEEHKGEKISDRYPHLKGICDLSSITYSDLDNVLKDVDLVFLSLPHGVSSTIVPKIIKTEKKIIDLGDDYRFSKEAVYGLPELFKDGIKKARLVGNPGCYPTASILALAPLIKNKLVDLNSIIVDAKSGISGAGRGAALKTLYCERNEGITAYNAANHRHMGEIGYQVGLLAGLPVNVTFVPHLTPMSRGILATCYGKMTKSQIPMTNNELINIYKTYYKESPFVRIYDSGEPNTKNVSGTNYCDIGVAINEETNTIIVLSVIDNLIKGAAGQAVQNMNIMHGLPEKTGLDAIAIYP
- the argJ gene encoding bifunctional glutamate N-acetyltransferase/amino-acid acetyltransferase ArgJ, encoding MKKIKGTITSPLGFMAAGLAAGIKRSGKPDMALIVSAVPAVCAGVFTTNQYLAAPIIVSKQNIKSGLCQAIISNAGNANCGTGKRGMADAKRMVDAAAKALKIDPKHVLVTSTGSIGKAMPMDKVISAIPKIADKVSKKGGHDAVLAILTTDTRAKEIVVKVGGYTIAGIAKGSGMIHPFMATMHAFITTDAKIDRKTLQALLSKAVDNSFNMMTVDQCMSTNDCVFALANGLSGSRVKGQAAIKKFYQALEGVCVYLAEEIARDGEGATQLIRIKVIGARNEKDAKTAARAIAGSDLLKCAVYGKDYNPGRIYAAVGATSAKIDPNKIKCDMKFGGKETIVTCDLGVGRSSANAWGCDLTEEYVKINAHYHT
- the argB gene encoding acetylglutamate kinase, producing the protein MFTHLIKRAEAVLEALPYLLKFHGATIVVKYGGAAMQNEELKKSVIQDVVLLKMVGMNPILVHGGGSEINKSLKKQGIEPKFVGGYRVTDKETMKVVQKVLGEKINQEIVSLIKKAGGKAKGFYGKKGRVIRAYKYWKKDKKGNKIDLGFTGQVGGVRYRVLSKWMKLGYIPVLTSIGVGKKGEVYNINADKAAAAIAAYIKAEKLIMLTDVTGVLDNNGKLVSSINTYRADKMIKVGHLSGGMIPKIKSALYALRKGIKTAHIIDGRLPHAVLLEIFTDHGIGTMVVR